The Tropicibacter oceani DNA segment CGCGCATGTCCTCGGGCCAGATCACATGCACCTGGTCCTGCCCGCTGCCTTCGCGGGTCGAGGTATAGGGCATGTGGTACTTGGACACGTTGTTGCCGTCGCGCGGGCGCGACCGGGTGACCAGGCTTTCGACCTCCATCGCATAGCCATTGAAGGGCAGGCGATCATCGGTATCGACAACCCAGGTCTGCGCCCCGCTGGCCTGCGAATGACGCACCAACAACGGGTTCTCGGCGCCCTTGCTGACGTTGTGATAGGTGTTCCCGGTAAAGAACACGTTCTTCATGCTTTGGAACGTCAGGTTGGCAAAGGATGTATCGACCCGCTCGGCCCGGTTGATCGTCGCGCCGATACAGCGGAAGGTGTTGCCCGACACGTTCATGCCATTGATGTAGTGGCCCGTGCCATAGGGTTTGACCACGATATAGCTGAACCACGATGCGACACTGGACGACAACATCACGTTGTTGGTGATCGACAGGCCCGCAAACCCGAAGCCCCCGGTAAAATCCGGTTCCGGTTCACGTTCGTTGGTCCATTCGATAAAGCAGTTGTCGATATAGTTGCCGGTGATCTGGGTGTTGCAGGCCCGCAGGCAGATGACGATCCCGGCGCTGCGCACCCCGTTCGAGGACGGATCGCCCTGAAAGAAGTGGTTGCCCGACACGATCGCATGCGATCCGCTGATGACAGCAAAATGACGGAACTGCGACGCCCGGCAATTGCGGATCTTCACGTCGTTGGCATTGGTGTTGAGCGCGACGCTCACCCGGTCCTGGGTCAGGGTGCCGCCCTCGTAGCTGATGAACTGGCAGTGATCGATCAGCATCCCCTGGCAACCATCCCCAGGAGAGGTGATACCGCGCTTTGCCGGACGGTTGAACACGCAGTTGCGGATCACGTTGACCGTCCCCAGCGGCGCAAGGATGATCCCCGAGGCGCGCTCTCCGCACTGAAATTCCACGTCTTCGATCTCGAACACGTTCAAACGGTCAAAGCCGCTGAAATCCAGGATGTATTTGAACCGGGTAAAGGTATAGGACTGGGTCCCCACCGCGTCGGACAGCGGCTGTGACAGGGTGATTTCCTGTGCGCCCAGGTTGACGTCCTTGACGTAGATCTCGCGCCCCACGCCGGCACCTTCGACATAGCTGCCCTTCTTGATGTTGGCGATGTTGGTCACATTGGTCAGCTTCCACTGGTTGTTCGCCGAATAGGTCGCCTGACTGGTCACGACCTCTTCGTTCCAGGCGGTGCTTTCCTCGGCGCGCAGCTGACCGTTGCGGATGACCCGGCGCTGCGCATAGCTGGAGCGGTTGGGCACCGCGCCGCGCACGTCGATCGGGGCGGTGACGGAAATCCGCCGTCCGCCCAGGTCCAGGCTTTCGTGGTCCGAATTGTTCATCAGCGACTGGACAGCCTTCTTGAAGGCCAGTTCCTCGTCGCCGCCAAAGGCGTCGATATAGGTCGGCAGTTCAAAGTTCTTGGTCAGCGACAGGATCGCGTCGGCGGGCATGCTGACCTTGCCTTCGAACTGGATGCGGTTGGTGATTTCGACGGAATCGGCCAGGTAATAGGTGCCGGCCGGAACCAGCACGCGGCGGCCGTTGGCCGCGGCATCGGCGGCCGAAAAGGCCGGGCTGTCATTGGTGGTGCCATCCCCGCGGGCGCCATAGTCGCGCACATCGACAAAGCTGAGCATGTCGCGCAGGAAATAGGCCGTGACGTCCTCGATCCGGATGTCGTCAATCCGCACCACGCCGCCACTGGCGCCGGTCAGGTCCAGGCCGAAATGGCCATAGGCCGCCTGCGGCCCCCAGGCCATGTCCACGCCGCCGCGTGTGCCGGTGCCGACAATGGCGCTGACTTCGACGACCTTGCCATAGGTGGTCAGCGGGACCGAAGGGCCGGTCGTTGTCACACCGCTGATCTGGTTGCCGCCCGCGTCCCCGGCCCACCCGGCGATGCGCACGCTGGGCAACGACCCCGCGACCGCCTTGATGCGAATAGTCACCTGCAGGTAGGTGCCCGGGAACATCGGCGTCTGGCCCATGTAACGCAGGCGCTGCGTGCTGTCGGTCTTCTGGATTTCCAGGCAGCCGCCAAAGTCCTGATCCGCCGGGACAAAGGCCGCCGTGGGCAGGTTGGCATAGGTGGATGATCCGGGGGTGCCGTCCCCCCGCGAAAATACCCCAAGATTGTCAGCCGCAAAAGCGGGCGGTGCAAAGACCACCCCATCGGTAATTGCCATGTTCATCGACATCCCTTTCCTCGCAAGAGGCATCACGCCTCGGTCGGACAAGGGAAATATCAACGGGCTCTTAACGGGCTTTGACAGCACCGTGCGGTGGGTGTTGCCCGGATCGCAGGGTCAGGCGGCCAGACCGGGGGCCTCCAGC contains these protein-coding regions:
- a CDS encoding glycosyl hydrolase family 28-related protein yields the protein MNMAITDGVVFAPPAFAADNLGVFSRGDGTPGSSTYANLPTAAFVPADQDFGGCLEIQKTDSTQRLRYMGQTPMFPGTYLQVTIRIKAVAGSLPSVRIAGWAGDAGGNQISGVTTTGPSVPLTTYGKVVEVSAIVGTGTRGGVDMAWGPQAAYGHFGLDLTGASGGVVRIDDIRIEDVTAYFLRDMLSFVDVRDYGARGDGTTNDSPAFSAADAAANGRRVLVPAGTYYLADSVEITNRIQFEGKVSMPADAILSLTKNFELPTYIDAFGGDEELAFKKAVQSLMNNSDHESLDLGGRRISVTAPIDVRGAVPNRSSYAQRRVIRNGQLRAEESTAWNEEVVTSQATYSANNQWKLTNVTNIANIKKGSYVEGAGVGREIYVKDVNLGAQEITLSQPLSDAVGTQSYTFTRFKYILDFSGFDRLNVFEIEDVEFQCGERASGIILAPLGTVNVIRNCVFNRPAKRGITSPGDGCQGMLIDHCQFISYEGGTLTQDRVSVALNTNANDVKIRNCRASQFRHFAVISGSHAIVSGNHFFQGDPSSNGVRSAGIVICLRACNTQITGNYIDNCFIEWTNEREPEPDFTGGFGFAGLSITNNVMLSSSVASWFSYIVVKPYGTGHYINGMNVSGNTFRCIGATINRAERVDTSFANLTFQSMKNVFFTGNTYHNVSKGAENPLLVRHSQASGAQTWVVDTDDRLPFNGYAMEVESLVTRSRPRDGNNVSKYHMPYTSTREGSGQDQVHVIWPEDMRGDVTLKVRMDI